The stretch of DNA TCTCGTTGAGGCATAGATTCTTCATATAAATGCTCCACAAGGTAGCGATTATCCTTTGATATAACCCCCGCTACAGCAAGTGATATTGCAGCGGATGCAGAGTTTGTGATTAGCGCATGTTCTGTATGTACATACTTCGCTACTTGCTTTCCGGATTCCTGCACTAGTGCTTCCATTTCAAAGTAGTGTTTACCTCCATTAGCCATGCCATCGAGCACATAATCGGAAATTGTAGATACACCCAATATACTCATTCTTCCACTCGCATTAATCACTTTTCTCAAGTTCAAAGTACTTCCCTCCTATGATGACTGCCTCTGCCTTAATGAGCAATTCCCCATCAATACTCGTACCAAAGGAATCTGTTAATTTTTTGGATGATTCTTTTACTGTAAAAAATGTTAAGTCCGCTATCGAACCCGGTTGTAAGCTGCCTAAATCCGGTTTCCTTAGAATTTCTGCCGGTTTGATCGTAACTGCTTCAATAACTTCTTCTAAGCTATATCCTAATGCTAAGAATTTACTTAACATCGTCTCCATATTATAGACAGGCCCATTCTTTTGATTGTTTTGGTAAATATCTGTTCCTAAACTATCAAAATAAACTCCTTGTTGCTTCGCTTTTTGGGCAATTCCAAATGAAAAGCTAGAGCTTCCATGACCAACATCTAAATACACCCCTCTATCAATCGCAGCTAATAATGAGGGTTCAACAGAGCCATCTTCTCTAAAAATATGATTATTTTCTTTCTCATGGTAACAGTGCGTTAGAATATCTCCTTTTTTCATATAACTTAATACTTCATTAAGTTCAGGAGGAGCTGTTCCGACATGTACCATTAATGGGAGTTCTAATTTATGACGAAATGTTTCAGCTATACTTAGCGGTTGTATGCCATTTCCACAAACAACGCTTGCACTCATTCGTGCTTTTAATCCTACAATAAATTGCGGATATTCCTCTACTGCTTGCTGAATCGCAGCAAATGATAGATTATCCAGATCAGAAAGTTCATCCTGACGCATCAGTCCGATTCGAGATATATTTAAAAAAGCAAATACTCTCGTCGTTGCTTCTTGTGCAATGCGATAGAATTCATCAACATCATCCGCACCGCTGCTACCTGCATCTACAACCGTTGTTACCCCAGTCTTATAGCCAATTTGATCTGGCATCGCACAATATGGCTTATATTTAGGAAACGCATGTGTATGAAGGTCTATCCAACCCGGGGAAACATACATACCAGCTGCATCAACAATTACATCACCTTGAATTGTAGTCGTTTCTGAGGCTTCTACAATTCGCTGATTTTCAATTACAATATCTACGGTTGTTCCATTGACTAACGTTGCATTCTTTACAATTTGTACCATGGTATTTTCTCCTTCTCGAATAGTCCTACAGCTAATTGATACTTTCCCCTAAAAAAATATCTATCTCTTTTGGAACGAGCAGCAATTCATCCATTCTATGAATTGTTACTTTATCCTTCTACACTACCTGCGTTATACAAATATAGACATCAGGTCTTACTCTATATTCTTTTTATCTGGTTTGATTTTATTGTTACTGGCAACATACCTAAGATTTCTTCTTCCCCGAACACAGCACTCACAGCTACTTCTAGAGCTGGAGAGGAGACTTCATACGTACATATACAAGTATGAAGTTCTGGTAATAATGCTACATCATAAGGGCTTCTCATAACGATTGCGATTACTGGTATGTCACTTGCGGCAAGTGTTTCTAATAATAACTGTTGCATCGGTTGCTGCGCTAAATACTGCACCCCGAAAATCACCGCATCGTACTGCTTCCACTGTTCTACTTGCTCATGTATATCTTCTTCTGTCCAATCCGATGTTAATGCTATGTTTTTGGCATTCGGCTGATATGAACGCACTGCATCATAAAGACGAACAGTTGCATGAGATGGATCCTCTGCTGCCGACTGCGCACTAGCTTCTGGTGTGACAACAACTATATTGCTACTACTATCTATTGGTATGAGCCCATGATTATAAACCATTGTCACACCTCGTCGGTAGGCTTCCTTCGCCAATTTACGATGATCATTGCCACCGACAAAAGAAGGTACCTTTGCACCGGAATCTATACTCGTATTATTCCAATTGATATATGTATCTTTAACGCGCCTGATTCGTTCTGCCGAGGTTAATATAGATTCTCTACTCAGTTCGCCTGACTCTACCGCTGCCTTCAC from Oceanobacillus iheyensis HTE831 encodes:
- a CDS encoding amidohydrolase/deacetylase family metallohydrolase; this encodes MVQIVKNATLVNGTTVDIVIENQRIVEASETTTIQGDVIVDAAGMYVSPGWIDLHTHAFPKYKPYCAMPDQIGYKTGVTTVVDAGSSGADDVDEFYRIAQEATTRVFAFLNISRIGLMRQDELSDLDNLSFAAIQQAVEEYPQFIVGLKARMSASVVCGNGIQPLSIAETFRHKLELPLMVHVGTAPPELNEVLSYMKKGDILTHCYHEKENNHIFREDGSVEPSLLAAIDRGVYLDVGHGSSSFSFGIAQKAKQQGVYFDSLGTDIYQNNQKNGPVYNMETMLSKFLALGYSLEEVIEAVTIKPAEILRKPDLGSLQPGSIADLTFFTVKESSKKLTDSFGTSIDGELLIKAEAVIIGGKYFELEKSD